The following proteins are co-located in the Pseudomonas synxantha genome:
- a CDS encoding Lrp/AsnC family transcriptional regulator, which produces MPPLDEIDRQLIAALQLNARESVAMLARQLGIARTTVTSRLARLEKTQVITGYGVRLGQRVADGGLQAYVGITVQPRSGKEVLRRLSAMAQVQQLCAVSGEFDYVAWLRTDSPEQLDQLLDQIGTVDGVEKTTTSIILSNKLDRGQPI; this is translated from the coding sequence TTGCCCCCCCTAGACGAAATCGACCGCCAGCTTATCGCCGCCCTGCAGCTCAACGCTCGCGAAAGCGTGGCCATGCTCGCCCGACAGTTGGGCATTGCGCGCACCACGGTGACGTCGCGCCTGGCACGCCTGGAGAAAACCCAGGTGATCACCGGGTATGGCGTGCGCCTGGGCCAACGCGTTGCAGATGGGGGATTGCAGGCTTATGTGGGGATCACCGTACAACCGCGTTCCGGTAAAGAAGTGCTGCGCAGGCTGAGCGCCATGGCGCAAGTACAGCAGTTGTGCGCGGTGAGTGGCGAGTTCGATTATGTGGCTTGGCTGCGCACCGATTCGCCGGAGCAGTTGGACCAGCTGCTCGACCAGATCGGTACTGTCGACGGTGTAGAAAAAACCACCACCTCGATCATCCTCAGCAACAAACTGGACCGCGGCCAACCAATTTGA
- a CDS encoding flavin monoamine oxidase family protein codes for MSKTNRHPADGKKPITIFGPDFPFAFDDWIEHPAGLGSIPAAHHGAEVAIVGAGIAGLVAAYELMKLGLKPVVYEASKMGGRLRSQAFEGAEGIIAELGGMRFPVSSTAFYHYVDKLGLETKPFPNPLTPASGSTVIDLEGQTHYAQKLSDLPALFQEVADAWADALEAGSQFGDIQQAIRDRDVPRLKALWNKLVPLWDDRTFYDFVATSKAFAKLSFHHREVFGQVGFGTGGWDSDFPNSMLEIFRVVMTNCDDHQHLVVGGVAQVPMGIWRHVPERCAHWPAGTSLSSLHRGAPRAGVKRIAHAADGRFAVTDNYGDTREYAAVLTTCQSWLLTTQIECDETLFSQKMWMALDRTRYMQSSKTFVMVDRPFWKDKDPQTGRDLMSMTLTDRLTRGTYLFDNGDDKPGVICLSYSWMSDALKMLPQPIDKRVKLALDALNKIYPKVDIKARIIGDPITVSWEADPHFLGAFKGALPGHYRYNQRMYAHFMQKDMPAEQRGIFIAGDDVSWTPAWVEGAVQTSLNAVWGIMTHFGGNTHPENPGPGDVFDEIGPIALAE; via the coding sequence ATCAGCAAGACCAATCGCCACCCCGCAGACGGCAAGAAACCCATCACCATTTTTGGTCCGGATTTCCCCTTTGCCTTTGATGACTGGATCGAACACCCCGCCGGGCTGGGCAGTATTCCCGCCGCCCACCATGGCGCCGAGGTGGCGATCGTGGGGGCCGGTATCGCGGGCCTGGTTGCAGCCTACGAGCTGATGAAGCTGGGCCTCAAGCCGGTGGTGTATGAAGCCTCGAAGATGGGTGGGCGTTTGCGCTCCCAGGCGTTTGAAGGCGCCGAGGGCATCATCGCCGAGCTGGGTGGCATGCGTTTTCCCGTGTCGTCCACCGCGTTCTACCATTATGTGGACAAGCTGGGCCTGGAGACCAAACCCTTTCCCAACCCACTGACCCCGGCGTCCGGCAGTACCGTGATCGATCTGGAAGGGCAGACCCACTACGCGCAAAAACTCTCGGATTTGCCGGCACTGTTCCAGGAAGTGGCCGATGCCTGGGCCGATGCCCTGGAAGCCGGCTCGCAGTTCGGTGATATCCAGCAGGCGATCCGCGATCGCGATGTACCGCGCCTCAAGGCACTGTGGAACAAGCTGGTGCCGCTGTGGGATGACCGCACCTTCTACGATTTCGTCGCCACCTCCAAGGCCTTTGCCAAGTTGTCGTTCCACCATCGCGAGGTGTTTGGCCAGGTCGGCTTCGGCACGGGTGGCTGGGACTCGGACTTCCCCAACTCCATGCTGGAAATCTTCCGTGTGGTGATGACCAATTGCGATGACCATCAACACCTGGTCGTCGGCGGCGTGGCGCAAGTGCCCATGGGCATCTGGCGCCACGTGCCTGAGCGTTGCGCCCACTGGCCAGCCGGCACCAGCCTCAGCTCGCTGCATAGAGGCGCACCACGGGCTGGCGTCAAACGCATTGCCCACGCCGCCGACGGCCGTTTCGCCGTCACCGACAACTACGGCGACACCCGTGAATATGCCGCGGTATTAACCACCTGCCAGAGCTGGCTGCTGACCACCCAGATCGAATGCGACGAAACCCTGTTCTCGCAAAAAATGTGGATGGCCCTGGACCGCACGCGATACATGCAGTCATCGAAAACCTTTGTGATGGTCGACCGCCCATTCTGGAAAGACAAAGATCCGCAGACCGGCCGCGACCTGATGAGCATGACCCTCACCGATCGCCTGACCCGCGGTACCTATCTGTTCGATAACGGTGACGACAAGCCGGGCGTGATCTGCCTGTCCTACTCGTGGATGAGCGATGCGCTGAAAATGCTGCCCCAGCCTATCGATAAGCGCGTCAAGCTGGCCCTCGACGCGCTGAATAAGATCTACCCGAAAGTCGATATCAAGGCGCGCATCATCGGCGACCCGATTACCGTATCCTGGGAAGCCGACCCGCATTTCCTCGGCGCGTTCAAAGGCGCCCTGCCCGGTCACTATCGCTACAACCAGCGCATGTATGCGCACTTCATGCAGAAGGACATGCCCGCCGAACAACGTGGGATCTTCATCGCCGGCGATGATGTTTCCTGGACCCCGGCCTGGGTGGAAGGCGCGGTGCAGACCTCGCTCAATGCGGTCTGGGGCATCATGACCCACTTCGGTGGCAACACCCACCCAGAGAACCCGGGGCCAGGTGATGTGTTCGATGAAATCGGGCCAATCGCCCTCGCCGAGTAA
- a CDS encoding carbon-nitrogen hydrolase family protein, with protein MRVALYQCPPLPLDVAANLQRLHQVAHEACDADVLVLPEMFLSGYNIGAEAVGALAEAQDGPSAQAIAELAQSAGLAILYGYPERAEDGQVYNAVQLIDAQGKRLCNYRKTHLFGDLDHSMFSAGPDDFPVVELNGWKVGMLICYDLEFPENTRRLAMAGAELILVPTANMVPFDFVADVTVRARAFENQCFVAYANYCGHEGDIQYCGQSSIAAPDGQRLAQAGLDEALIVGTLDRQSILDARAANHYLHDRRPELYVALHKP; from the coding sequence ATGCGTGTCGCCCTGTACCAATGCCCGCCGCTGCCGCTGGATGTGGCCGCCAACCTCCAGCGTCTGCACCAGGTGGCCCATGAAGCGTGCGACGCCGATGTGCTGGTGCTGCCGGAGATGTTTCTCAGCGGCTATAACATTGGCGCCGAAGCCGTTGGCGCGCTGGCCGAGGCTCAGGATGGGCCGTCGGCACAGGCGATTGCCGAATTGGCGCAGAGTGCCGGGCTGGCGATTCTGTACGGCTACCCGGAGCGGGCCGAAGATGGCCAGGTCTACAACGCCGTGCAGTTGATCGACGCCCAGGGCAAGCGCTTGTGCAACTACCGCAAGACCCACCTGTTTGGCGACCTGGATCACTCGATGTTCAGTGCCGGTCCGGATGATTTCCCCGTGGTGGAATTGAACGGGTGGAAGGTAGGCATGCTGATCTGCTATGACCTTGAGTTTCCGGAAAACACCCGACGCCTGGCCATGGCCGGTGCCGAACTGATCCTGGTGCCCACCGCCAACATGGTGCCCTTCGACTTTGTCGCCGACGTCACTGTGCGTGCACGAGCCTTCGAGAACCAATGTTTCGTGGCCTACGCCAATTACTGCGGGCATGAAGGCGATATTCAGTACTGCGGGCAAAGCAGCATTGCCGCGCCGGATGGCCAGCGACTCGCCCAGGCCGGCCTGGATGAAGCATTGATTGTGGGTACGCTGGATCGTCAATCGATCCTCGACGCCCGCGCCGCCAATCACTACCTGCACGACCGTCGCCCCGAACTCTACGTCGCGCTGCACAAGCCCTGA
- the pqqF gene encoding pyrroloquinoline quinone biosynthesis protein PqqF, whose amino-acid sequence MPAPVHPHPIHLTLANGLRVALRHAPRLKRCAAVLRVAAGSHDVPLAWPGLAHFLEHLLFLGTERFPAGEGLMAYVQRHGGQVNASTRERTTDFFFELPVSNFADGLARLADMLAHPRLTLDVQRREREVLDAEFVAWSQDAKAQLQVALMKGLAADHPLRGFHAGNRDSLPVESAAFQQALRDFHRHFYQSGQMTLSLAGPQSLADLQALAQQFSDELTPGPLHPQAAPPALMQGPAHSYQHVAHQHLHQVITCNAPRQTLEFLCTWLNASAPGGLIALLKARQLATALHASVLYHFAGQAVLDIDFTLDTRNESATQIEALLYDWLGFFARSDWTALREEFALRNARQQQVQGALALARNESEDLSEQSVTALKAMLDGLHLPDFEHNWQLPPNNPLLRPPAKEERAGLIRGQTSAHRGLRSFAQDRSRGRRELTALIFSQALADDTDEGALYLHWRFDAAVPAGLEPALQPLREHARQAGIELSCETIANDWLVKMHGLHETMPAVLEELARCLNRCDEPLSSPEPAPPIAIRELLKALPACCAGVQPESLEAQASWSGARWQGLGFGLSTASQAAIKIAAAHLPGQPANIPFTPQPIDGQHLWHEINTDSSEAALLLFCPTPSLSLADEATWRLLGHVLQAPFYQRLRVELQIGYAVFSGIRQINGQTGLLFGVQSPSMSLDGIVEQLQTFLGQLPSLLERSPDLGNQALAQQFTDQALPISQVADLLWHAQRAGHSSGYLDQLQQLIQSRTREDLQHAAQQLNNAAGGWRCVANGPCINHSWQAVH is encoded by the coding sequence ATGCCTGCGCCGGTTCACCCTCACCCTATTCACCTGACCCTGGCCAATGGCCTGCGGGTTGCCCTGCGCCATGCACCGCGCCTGAAACGTTGCGCCGCGGTTTTACGGGTGGCTGCCGGCAGTCATGACGTGCCATTGGCCTGGCCGGGGCTGGCGCATTTTCTTGAGCACCTGCTGTTTCTGGGTACCGAGCGTTTTCCGGCGGGCGAGGGGTTGATGGCTTATGTGCAACGCCACGGTGGGCAGGTCAACGCCAGCACCCGTGAGCGCACCACCGATTTCTTCTTTGAACTGCCGGTGTCGAACTTTGCAGATGGGCTGGCACGCTTGGCGGACATGCTGGCCCATCCACGTTTGACGCTCGACGTTCAACGGCGTGAACGCGAAGTGCTGGACGCGGAGTTTGTGGCCTGGTCCCAGGATGCCAAGGCTCAACTGCAAGTGGCGTTGATGAAGGGATTGGCGGCGGATCATCCGCTGCGAGGTTTTCATGCCGGCAACCGCGACAGCCTGCCGGTGGAAAGTGCCGCCTTCCAGCAAGCCTTGCGCGACTTCCACAGGCATTTCTATCAAAGTGGGCAGATGACCTTGAGCCTTGCCGGCCCACAATCGCTGGCAGACCTGCAAGCCTTGGCCCAGCAGTTCAGTGACGAACTGACCCCGGGGCCACTGCATCCGCAAGCCGCTCCCCCCGCCTTGATGCAGGGCCCAGCACACAGCTATCAACACGTTGCCCATCAACACCTGCATCAGGTCATCACCTGTAACGCCCCACGCCAAACGCTGGAGTTCCTCTGCACTTGGCTCAACGCTTCGGCACCAGGCGGGTTGATCGCGCTGCTGAAAGCACGACAATTGGCCACCGCGCTGCACGCGTCCGTGCTGTACCACTTCGCGGGCCAAGCGGTGCTGGATATCGACTTCACCCTCGATACCAGGAATGAATCGGCCACGCAGATTGAAGCGTTGCTGTACGACTGGCTGGGTTTTTTCGCACGCAGCGATTGGACAGCCTTACGCGAAGAGTTCGCCTTGCGCAACGCTCGTCAACAACAGGTCCAAGGCGCCCTGGCATTGGCTCGCAACGAAAGCGAAGACCTTTCGGAGCAAAGCGTCACAGCCCTCAAGGCCATGCTCGACGGGCTGCACCTGCCTGACTTCGAGCACAACTGGCAGCTGCCACCGAACAACCCCCTGCTGCGTCCGCCGGCCAAGGAAGAACGCGCCGGCCTGATCCGTGGTCAAACCAGCGCCCACCGTGGCTTGCGTAGCTTTGCCCAGGATCGCTCACGGGGTCGAAGGGAGTTAACGGCGCTGATATTCAGCCAGGCGTTGGCGGATGACACCGACGAAGGCGCGTTGTACCTGCACTGGCGGTTTGACGCTGCCGTCCCCGCCGGGCTCGAACCCGCGCTGCAGCCGTTGCGCGAACATGCTCGCCAGGCAGGCATCGAGTTGTCTTGTGAAACCATTGCCAATGATTGGCTGGTGAAAATGCACGGTCTTCACGAAACGATGCCGGCGGTGCTCGAAGAACTGGCACGTTGCCTGAACAGGTGCGATGAACCGCTATCCTCGCCCGAACCGGCGCCGCCGATCGCCATCCGGGAGCTGCTCAAGGCGCTGCCTGCTTGCTGCGCCGGGGTGCAACCCGAGTCCTTGGAAGCCCAAGCGTCGTGGTCTGGCGCACGCTGGCAGGGGCTGGGCTTTGGCCTATCCACCGCCAGTCAAGCGGCGATCAAAATCGCAGCCGCCCACTTGCCAGGGCAACCGGCGAACATCCCGTTTACACCTCAGCCAATCGACGGCCAACACCTCTGGCACGAGATCAACACCGACTCCAGCGAAGCCGCCTTGTTGCTGTTTTGCCCAACACCGAGTCTATCCCTGGCCGATGAAGCCACATGGAGGTTACTCGGGCATGTGCTCCAGGCGCCGTTCTATCAGCGTTTACGAGTCGAGCTGCAAATCGGCTACGCCGTGTTCAGTGGCATCCGGCAAATCAACGGGCAAACCGGCCTGTTGTTTGGCGTGCAGTCGCCCAGCATGTCCCTGGACGGGATTGTCGAGCAGCTGCAAACCTTCCTGGGGCAACTGCCGTCCTTGCTCGAACGCAGTCCAGACTTGGGCAACCAGGCCCTGGCGCAGCAGTTCACAGACCAGGCGCTGCCCATCAGCCAAGTTGCGGACTTGCTCTGGCACGCGCAACGGGCGGGTCATTCGTCGGGGTACCTGGATCAACTTCAACAGCTGATTCAAAGCCGCACACGCGAGGACTTGCAACACGCAGCCCAACAACTCAATAACGCGGCAGGCGGCTGGCGCTGCGTGGCAAACGGGCCGTGCATCAACCACAGCTGGCAAGCAGTGCATTGA
- the pqqA gene encoding pyrroloquinoline quinone precursor peptide PqqA, with protein MTWSKPAYTDLRIGFEVTMYFASR; from the coding sequence ATGACCTGGTCCAAACCTGCTTACACTGATCTGCGTATCGGTTTCGAAGTCACCATGTACTTCGCCAGCCGTTGA
- the pqqB gene encoding pyrroloquinoline quinone biosynthesis protein PqqB, with amino-acid sequence MFVQILGSAAGGGFPQWNCNCVNCAGFRNGSLRAHARTQSSIAISDDGVNWVLCNASPDIRAQLQGFAPMQPGRALRDTGISAIILMDSQIDHTTGLLSLREGCPHQVWCTDMVHEDLSTGFPLFTMLTHWNGGLAWNRIELDASFTIPACPNLRFTPLPLRSAAPPYSPHRFDPHPGDNIGLIVEDLRTGGKLFYAPGLGKVDVPLLEIMAGSDCLLVDGTMWDDDEMQRRGVGTRTGREMGHLAQNGPGGMLEVLEQLPKQRKVLIHINNTNPILDEDSPERAELVRRNVEVAYDGMSIEL; translated from the coding sequence ATGTTTGTCCAGATTCTAGGTTCCGCCGCCGGCGGTGGCTTCCCGCAGTGGAACTGCAATTGCGTGAACTGCGCAGGTTTTCGCAATGGCAGCCTGCGGGCCCATGCGCGCACCCAGTCGTCCATCGCGATCTCCGATGATGGCGTGAATTGGGTACTGTGCAATGCGTCGCCGGATATCCGTGCGCAACTCCAGGGTTTTGCGCCCATGCAACCCGGCCGCGCCCTGCGCGACACCGGCATCAGCGCGATCATCCTGATGGACAGCCAGATCGACCACACCACCGGCTTGTTGAGCCTGCGCGAAGGCTGCCCACATCAAGTGTGGTGCACCGACATGGTCCATGAAGACCTGAGCACCGGCTTTCCGTTGTTCACCATGCTGACCCATTGGAACGGCGGCCTGGCCTGGAACCGCATCGAGCTGGACGCCAGCTTCACCATCCCGGCCTGCCCCAACCTGCGTTTCACCCCGCTGCCGTTGCGCAGCGCTGCACCGCCCTACTCGCCGCACCGCTTCGACCCACACCCAGGCGACAATATCGGCCTGATCGTCGAAGACCTACGCACCGGCGGCAAACTCTTCTACGCCCCAGGGCTGGGCAAGGTCGACGTACCGTTGCTGGAAATCATGGCCGGCAGCGATTGCCTGCTGGTGGACGGCACAATGTGGGATGACGATGAAATGCAGCGCCGCGGCGTCGGCACCCGCACCGGACGCGAGATGGGCCACCTGGCACAGAACGGCCCTGGCGGCATGCTGGAAGTGCTGGAGCAGTTGCCCAAGCAGCGCAAGGTGCTTATCCACATCAACAACACCAACCCGATCCTCGATGAAGACTCCCCCGAGCGAGCCGAACTGGTGCGGCGCAATGTCGAAGTGGCTTACGACGGCATGAGCATTGAATTGTAG
- the pqqC gene encoding pyrroloquinoline-quinone synthase PqqC — MTDTALTTAEFEAALRAKGAFYHIHHPYHVAMYEGRATREQIQGWVANRFYYQVNIPLKDAAILANCPDREIRREWIQRLLDHDGAPGEDGGIEAWLRLGQAVGLDPDQLRSQELVLPGVRFAVDAYVNFARRASWQEAASSSLTELFAPQIHQSRLDSWPQHYPWIDPAGYEYFRTRLGQARRDVEHGLAITLQHYTTREGQERMLEILQFKLDILWSMLDAMSMAYELKRPPYHSVTEQRVWHKGITL; from the coding sequence ATGACTGATACAGCGTTGACCACGGCTGAATTCGAAGCAGCCCTGCGGGCCAAGGGCGCCTTCTACCATATCCATCACCCCTATCATGTGGCGATGTACGAAGGCCGCGCCACCCGCGAGCAAATCCAGGGCTGGGTCGCCAACCGCTTCTACTATCAGGTCAATATCCCGCTGAAGGACGCCGCGATCCTGGCCAATTGCCCGGACCGGGAGATCCGCCGCGAGTGGATCCAACGCCTGCTTGACCACGACGGCGCGCCGGGTGAGGACGGCGGTATCGAAGCCTGGCTGCGCCTGGGCCAGGCCGTGGGCCTCGACCCGGACCAACTGCGCTCCCAGGAACTGGTACTGCCCGGCGTACGTTTCGCAGTGGACGCCTACGTCAACTTCGCCCGCCGCGCCAGCTGGCAGGAAGCCGCCAGCAGTTCACTGACTGAGCTGTTTGCACCGCAGATCCACCAGTCGCGCCTCGACAGCTGGCCGCAGCATTACCCATGGATCGACCCGGCCGGCTACGAATACTTCCGCACCCGCCTGGGCCAGGCACGTCGCGACGTGGAACACGGCCTGGCGATTACCCTGCAGCACTACACTACCCGTGAAGGCCAGGAGCGCATGCTGGAAATCCTGCAGTTCAAACTGGACATCCTGTGGAGCATGCTCGATGCCATGAGCATGGCCTACGAACTCAAACGCCCGCCCTATCACAGCGTGACCGAGCAGCGGGTCTGGCATAAAGGGATCACCCTATGA
- the pqqD gene encoding pyrroloquinoline quinone biosynthesis peptide chaperone PqqD has translation MSFDRSKKPTWRQGYRYQYEPAQKGHVLLYPEGMIKLNDSAALIGGLIDGERDVAAIIAELDKQFPGVPELGEDIEQFMEVARAEHWITLA, from the coding sequence ATGAGCTTTGATCGCAGCAAGAAACCGACCTGGCGCCAGGGCTATCGCTACCAGTACGAACCCGCGCAGAAAGGCCATGTGTTGCTCTACCCTGAAGGCATGATCAAGCTCAACGACAGCGCCGCATTGATCGGTGGCTTGATCGACGGCGAGCGCGACGTGGCAGCGATCATCGCCGAGCTGGATAAGCAATTTCCCGGTGTGCCTGAGCTCGGTGAAGATATCGAGCAATTCATGGAGGTCGCCCGTGCTGAGCACTGGATCACCCTTGCCTGA
- the pqqE gene encoding pyrroloquinoline quinone biosynthesis protein PqqE, with protein MPEKPEVGLPLWLLAELTYRCPLQCPYCSNPLDFAEQGKELSTEQWIKVFREAREMGAAQLGFSGGEPLVRQDLAELIAEARKLGFYTNLITSGIGLTEQKISDFKKAGLDHIQISFQASDEQVNNLLAGSKKAFAQKLEMARAVKAHGYPMVLNFVTHRHNIDKIDRIIELCIALEADFVELATCQFYGWAQLNRVGLLPTREQLVRAERITNEYRAKLEAEGHPCKLIFVTPDYYEERPKACMNGWGSIFLTVTPDGTALPCHGARQMPVQFPNVRDHSMQHIWYDSFGFNRFRGYDWMPEPCRSCDEKEKDFGGCRCQAFMLTGDASNADPVCSKSEQHGIILQAREEAEHATQTIEQLAFRNERNSRLIAKG; from the coding sequence TTGCCTGAAAAACCAGAGGTCGGCTTGCCGCTGTGGCTGCTGGCCGAGCTGACCTACCGCTGCCCGTTGCAGTGCCCGTATTGCTCCAATCCGCTGGATTTTGCCGAGCAGGGCAAGGAACTGAGCACCGAGCAGTGGATCAAGGTGTTTCGCGAAGCCCGCGAGATGGGCGCCGCGCAGTTGGGTTTCTCCGGCGGTGAGCCGCTGGTGCGACAGGACTTGGCCGAGCTGATCGCTGAAGCCCGCAAGCTGGGCTTCTACACCAACTTGATCACCTCCGGCATCGGCTTGACCGAGCAAAAGATCAGCGACTTCAAGAAAGCTGGCCTGGACCACATCCAGATCAGCTTCCAGGCCAGCGACGAACAGGTGAACAACCTGCTGGCCGGTTCGAAAAAAGCCTTCGCGCAAAAGCTGGAAATGGCCCGTGCGGTGAAAGCACATGGCTACCCTATGGTGCTGAACTTCGTTACCCACCGGCACAATATCGACAAGATCGACCGCATCATCGAGCTGTGCATTGCGTTAGAAGCAGATTTTGTCGAGCTCGCCACTTGCCAGTTCTATGGCTGGGCCCAGCTCAACCGCGTGGGCTTGTTGCCGACCCGGGAGCAACTGGTGCGCGCCGAACGCATCACCAACGAATATCGCGCCAAGCTGGAAGCCGAAGGGCACCCGTGCAAACTGATCTTCGTGACGCCGGACTATTACGAGGAACGCCCGAAAGCCTGCATGAACGGCTGGGGAAGCATCTTTCTGACCGTCACACCGGACGGCACTGCCCTACCCTGTCACGGCGCCCGACAGATGCCGGTGCAATTTCCCAATGTGCGCGACCACAGCATGCAGCACATCTGGTACGACTCGTTTGGCTTCAATCGCTTTCGTGGCTACGACTGGATGCCCGAGCCGTGCCGTTCATGCGATGAAAAGGAAAAGGACTTCGGCGGCTGCCGTTGCCAGGCGTTCATGCTTACCGGTGATGCCAGCAATGCCGACCCGGTGTGCAGCAAGTCCGAGCAGCACGGCATCATCCTTCAGGCGCGGGAAGAAGCCGAACACGCCACCCAGACCATCGAGCAACTGGCCTTTCGCAATGAGCGCAACTCACGGCTCATTGCAAAAGGCTGA
- a CDS encoding YqaE/Pmp3 family membrane protein, with amino-acid sequence MDIIRIIIAILLPPLGVFLQVGFGGAFWLNILLTLCGYFPGIIHAVYIIAKR; translated from the coding sequence ATGGACATCATTCGTATCATCATCGCCATTCTGCTGCCGCCACTGGGTGTGTTCCTGCAAGTAGGTTTCGGCGGCGCCTTCTGGCTGAATATCCTGCTGACCCTGTGCGGTTACTTCCCTGGCATCATTCACGCGGTGTACATCATCGCCAAGCGTTGA
- a CDS encoding aspartate aminotransferase family protein produces MNLFNMRRPAPSLDDLILDPPHDDRSTEALMPTVARPPQVFVRGQGSWLWDSNECAYLDFSQGNAANSLGHSPQVLIKALAEQTQALINSGNGLHNSVQLNLVERLCRHTGSDQAYLLNSGAEACEAAIKLARKWGQLHRGGAYRIISTSNGCHGRSFAALAASAGLSDNRFEPQLPGFSHVPFNDLPALHAAVDAQTVAIMLEPIQSEAGVIPATEHYLKGVERLCRELGILLILDEVQTGIGRCGNLLAEQQYGVRADIITLGKGLGGGVPLAALLARGKACCFDVGELGGTHHGNALMAAAGLAVTDTVLGHGFLEHVRESGCYLGEGLARLAYRYDHGPLRGNGLMWGLTLSDDSADAVVKAALQEGLILNAPQPDCLRFTPALTISKGNIDEMLQRLARAFSRVRTAQVQCRKGIAV; encoded by the coding sequence GTGAACCTGTTCAACATGCGCCGCCCAGCGCCGAGCCTTGACGATCTGATCCTGGATCCGCCGCACGACGACCGTTCCACTGAAGCCCTGATGCCCACCGTGGCCCGCCCACCTCAGGTGTTTGTGCGTGGCCAGGGCTCCTGGCTGTGGGACAGCAATGAGTGTGCCTACCTGGATTTCAGCCAAGGCAATGCCGCCAACAGTCTCGGTCATAGTCCGCAGGTGTTGATCAAGGCCCTGGCCGAGCAAACTCAGGCGCTGATCAACTCCGGCAACGGCTTGCACAATAGCGTCCAACTCAATCTCGTCGAGCGTCTTTGCCGGCATACCGGCAGCGACCAGGCTTATCTGCTCAACAGCGGCGCGGAAGCCTGCGAGGCGGCGATCAAGCTGGCGCGCAAATGGGGGCAGCTGCATCGCGGGGGGGCCTATCGCATTATCAGCACGAGCAACGGTTGCCATGGTCGTAGCTTCGCTGCCCTGGCTGCTTCGGCAGGTCTATCGGATAACCGCTTCGAACCACAACTGCCAGGCTTCAGCCACGTCCCTTTCAACGATCTTCCCGCTTTGCATGCCGCGGTAGATGCCCAGACGGTAGCCATCATGCTGGAGCCGATCCAGAGCGAAGCCGGTGTGATCCCTGCGACCGAGCACTACCTCAAGGGCGTCGAGAGGCTGTGTCGCGAACTGGGGATCCTGCTGATCCTCGACGAAGTGCAAACCGGTATCGGCCGTTGCGGCAACTTGCTCGCCGAGCAACAGTACGGCGTACGCGCCGACATCATTACCCTGGGCAAAGGCTTGGGCGGCGGTGTGCCGCTGGCGGCGCTGCTGGCGCGGGGCAAAGCTTGTTGCTTTGATGTGGGTGAGCTGGGAGGCACCCACCATGGTAATGCGCTGATGGCCGCGGCTGGGTTGGCTGTGACCGATACGGTGCTGGGACACGGCTTTTTAGAGCATGTACGTGAGTCGGGCTGTTACCTGGGCGAAGGTCTCGCCCGCCTGGCCTATCGTTACGACCACGGGCCGTTGCGCGGAAATGGCCTGATGTGGGGGCTGACGTTATCGGATGATTCTGCGGATGCGGTGGTAAAGGCCGCCTTGCAGGAGGGACTGATCCTCAACGCGCCGCAACCCGACTGTTTGCGCTTCACCCCGGCACTGACGATAAGCAAAGGCAACATCGACGAAATGCTCCAGCGCCTGGCCCGCGCCTTTTCACGGGTGCGTACTGCCCAAGTGCAATGTCGCAAGGGCATTGCCGTTTAA